Proteins from one Mastacembelus armatus chromosome 16, fMasArm1.2, whole genome shotgun sequence genomic window:
- the dnase2 gene encoding deoxyribonuclease-2-alpha produces MEMLFLSLLIFFVPLEGDTSPITCYNDQGEAVDWFYMYKLPKEHGRGSPEQEGDAYLLLDKGSEGWTEGKGTVNDTTGALGRTVGQLYSQGKNTEVAYILYNDQRPPEDLGDRWFDNSGSSCGHTKGVVLLDEKQGFWLVHSTPHFPPVQQAGEYYYPSSGLVNGQNFICVTYPLDRFQTIGEQLRINQPNVYDCSVPESLASLVPALAAVCEKKHLSSHIFPDVKTESNRSVTLTSKDGTNFINFAKGASFDNDLYHSWVAPTLQSDLLVQFWIRSTGVLPSNCSLGWKVLDITLLNPGQAFTFKTSQDHSKWAVSPEAANHRAGGGWVCVGDINRNEAEEKRGGGTVCLQDPVVWKAYRTAALECEACEGRTIQC; encoded by the exons ATGGAG ATGCTTTTCCTTTCCCTGCTGATCTTCTTTGTGCCACTGGAGGGCGACACTTCACCAATTACCTGCTACAATGACCAGGGAGAGGCTGTTGATTG GTTCTATATGTACAAGCTGCCTAAAGAACATGGCAGAGGGTCTCCTGAACAGGAGGGTGATGCTTATTTACTCTTGGACAAAGGGAGTGAAGGATGGACTGAGGGCAAGGGGACGGTGAACGACACTACAGGAGCACTGGGAAGAACGGTCGGACAACTTTACTCACAGGGAAAG AATACAGAGGTAGCATACATCCTTTACAATGACCAGAGACCACCTGAGGACCTTGGTGACAGATGGTTTGACAACAGTGGAAGTAGTTGTGGGCACACAAAAG GTGTTGTACTGCTGGATGAGAAACAGGGATTCTGGCTGGTCCATAGCACCCCTCATTTCCCCCCTGTACAGCAGGCAGGAGAGTATTATTACCCGAGCAGTGGCTTGGTCAACGGACAAAACTTCATCTGTGTTACCTACCCGCTCGACCGCTTCCAGACCATTG GAGAGCAGCTGCGGATCAATCAGCCTAATGTGTACGACTGCAGTGTCCCTGAGTCCTTGGCGTCCCTGGTACCTGCACTGGCTGCTGTCTGTGAGAAAAAACATCTGTCCAGTCACATCTTTCCAGATGTCAAGACAGAATCTAATCGCAGTGTGACTCTGACCTCAAAGGACGGAACCAACTTCATCAACTTTGCCAAAGGAGCCTCTTTTGACAATG ACCTGTACCACTCCTGGGTGGCCCCCACCCTTCAGTCAGACCTCCTGGTCCAGTTCTGGATTCGCTCCACAGGTGTACTCCCATCCAATTGCTCGCTCGGCTGGAAGGTCCTGGACATCACACTCCTCAACCCAGGGCAGGCGTTCACCTTCAAGACCAGCCAGGACCACTCAAAGTGGGCGGTCAGCCCTGAGGCAGCAAACCACAGGGCTGGAGGAGGctgggtgtgtgtgggagacATAAACCGGAACGAGGCAGAGGAGAAGCGAGGGGGAGGCacagtgtgtctgcaggacCCGGTGGTGTGGAAGGCTTACCGTACCGCAGCACTTGAGTGTGAGGCCTGTGAAGGAAGAACCATCCAATGCTGA
- the gpsm3 gene encoding uncharacterized protein gpsm3 yields the protein MAEEELLEPLVITEEGDITECVTESEVASSLVVILQSCSEDSALKKEEEHTGEEKNEEHTASKMCSEEQNLETQQTNKENQSVDILVEEEDKPADYKQEETANMNDGQNRCDTESIGQTDGVIQMNKKPEKSRDTEEKVTKNDAEVDPKRLNSSEEQPKRIKSEEDDSKMAHRLTPEFPEALYELLCTLQEGRRLNDQRCSFRLESGIRRRRCHSEPNAIKPANRVVFSSMTSLQKEEFFELVATAQARRLDDQRAQLEKSTPPKPKARSFRGSIKQLSFVKKPAPAPVPKEDLYNMILTTQAQGRLEDQRSRAPGPMDDEDFFSLLLRVQGGRMDEQRTELPCMLQT from the exons ATGGCTGaagaggagctgctggagcctCTTGTCATCACAGAGGAGGGAGACATAACAGAGTGTGTCACTGAAAGCGAGGTAGCAAGCAGTTTGGTTGTCATTTTACAGAGCTGTAGCGAGGACTCAGCtctgaaaaaggaagaggagcacacaggagaggaaaagaacGAAGAGCATACAGCGAGTAAAATGTGTTCAGAAGAGCAGAACCTGGAAACGCAACAAACCAACAAAGAAAACCAGTCAGTAGATATTCTTGTGGAAGAAGAAGATAAACCAGCCGATTATAAGCAAGAGGAAACTGCAAACATGAATGATGGACAGAACAGATGTGATACTGAAAGTATAGGGCAGACAGATGGAGTaatacaaatgaataaaaaaccTGAGAAATCCAGAGACACAGAAGAAAAGGTGACAAAAAATGATGCAGAAGTGGATCCAAAGAGGTTAAATTCATCTGAGGAACAACCCAAACGGATAAAAAGTGAAGAAGACGATTCAAAAATG GCTCACAGGTTAACCCCTGAATTCCCAGAGGCACTGTATGAGCTGCTCTGCACTCTTCAGGAGGGGAGACGGCTCAATGATCAGCGCTGCTCCTTCAGGCTGGAGAGTGGCATCAGGAGGCGGAGGTGCCATTCTGAGCCCAATGCCATCAAGCCAGCCAATAGAG TCGTCTTTTCTTCAATGACTTCACTGCAGAAAGAGGAGTTTTTTGAACTTGTGGCCACAGCTCAGGCTCGCCGGCTGGATGACCAGCGGGCACAGCTTGAAAAATCTACACCACCAAAGCCAAAAGCCAGAAGTTTTCGAGGAAGTATAAAGCAGCTCTCTTTTGTTAAAAAGCCTGCACCAGCTCCTGTGCCCAAAGAGGACCTGTATAATATGATTCTCACAACACAG GCTCAGGGTAGGCTGGAGGACCAGCGTAGCAGAGCTCCTGGTCCCATGGATGATGAGGACTTCTTCTCCCTGCTCCTCAGGGTCCAGGGGGGTCGTATGGACGAGCAGAGGACTGAACTACCATGCATGCTGCAAACCTga
- the pbx2 gene encoding pre-B-cell leukemia transcription factor 2 — protein MLQQQPLTGNGPSNGRGLGMSGHPGMHSLNSVHQPSQHRPDGGDAGLEGTENGHETRRDIGDILQQIMTITDQSLDEAQAKKHALNCHRMKPALFSVLCEIKEKTGLSMRNTQEEEPQDPQLVRLDNMLLAEGVAGPEKGGGAAAAVSAATSSGGMSPDSSLEHSDYKSKLSQIRSIYHTELEKYEQACTEFTTHVMNLLREQSRTRPVTPREIERMVAIIHRKFSSIQTQLKQSTCEAVMILRSRFLDARRKRRNFSKQATEVLNEYFYSHLSNPYPSEEAKEELAKQCGITVSQVSNWFGNKRIRYKKNIGKFQEEANLYAMKTALGARQGNDSPHTPNSTGSGSFSLSGSADLFLGVPPVNGDQSVCPMGVQANGNWQSRNSPPPGTSPHSDHSENSD, from the exons AtgttgcagcagcagcctctgaCGGGCAATGGGCCCTCTAACGGCCGGGGACTTGGCATGAGTGGCCACCCCGGGATGCATTCTCTTAACTCGGTTCACCAACCTTCTCAGCACCGGCCCGACGGAGGGGACGCGGGCCTCGAGGGCACAGAGAACGGGCATGAAACCCGCAGAGATATCGGTGACATACTGCAGCAAATAATGACTATAACCGACCAAAGTTTGGACGAGGCACAAGCAAA GAAACATGCACTCAACTGTCACCGAATGAAACCTGCATTGTTCAGCGTTTTGTGTGAGATCAAGGAAAAAACCG GCCTGTCAATGAGGaacacacaggaggaggagcCTCAGGATCCTCAGCTTGTACGACTGGACAACATGTTGCTGGCGGAGGGTGTGGCGGGACCAGAGAAAGGCGGTggggctgctgcagctgtgtctgcAGCCACCAGCTCAGGAGGGATGTCACCTGACAGCTCGCTTGAGCACTCAGACTACAAAAGCAAGTTGAGCCAGATTCGCAGTATCTACCACACTGAGCTGGAGAAGTATGAGCAG GCATGCACAGAGTTCACCACGCACGTGATGAACCTTCTGCGGGAGCAGTCACGTACACGGCCAGTGACCCCACGGGAGATCGAGCGCATGGTGGCCATTATCCACCGTAAGTTCAGCTCGATCCAGACTCAGCTGAAGCAGAGCACTTGTGAGGCAGTCATGATCCTGAGGTCCCGCTTTCTTGATGctag GCGCAAGAGGCGTAATTTCAGCAAACAGGCCACAGAGGTCCTGAATGAGTATTTTTACTCCCACCTGTCCAACCCTTACCCCAGTGAAGAAGCCAAAGAGGAACTTGCCAAACAGTGTGGAATCACTGTctctcag gTCTCCAACTGGTTTGGCAACAAAAGAATCCGCTACAAGAAAAACATTGGCAAGTTCCAAGAGGAGGCTAACCTCTATGCCATGAAGACAGCCTTGGGAGCCAGACAGGGCAATGATTCCCCACATACTCCCAACTCCACAG GGTCTggttctttttctctgtctgggTCAGCCGACTTGTTCCTCGGGGTTCCACCTGTGAATGGTGACCAGTCTGTCTGCCCAATGGGGGTGCAG GCTAATGGGAACTGGCAGAGTCGAAACTCACCTCCGCCTGGCACCTCGCCCCACAGCGACCACTCGGAAAACTCTGACTGA
- the LOC113136498 gene encoding transcription factor HES-2-like — translation MKVLQEKEDTTRDRKFIKSQVEKRRRERMNRSLEHLRALLLPEPQQLGESQHRVEKAEILEHAVLFLQNSAKGDLGKAGDGGGQQHSFQDGFSTCLQRAAQFLGPEGKGLWLGAALCAAFAARFACSDSDSASVQRRTETCSSSRSLRHTKTILRMLKQKSKRDFRVDRFVHPYQVPAQQGFPSVPQQPQRQNQLDIRMERQASKQSPSQSHLDSQTLWRPWP, via the exons ATGAAGGTATTACAGGAGAAGGAGGATACAACAAGAGACAGAAAG TTCATAAAATCTCAGGTGGAGAAACGCAGAAGGGAGAGGATGAACCGCAGTCTGGAGCATCTGAGGGCCTTGCTGCTGCCTGAGCCACAACAACTG GGTGAATCTCAGCACAGAGTGGAGAAGGCTGAGATACTGGAGCATGCAGTCCTCTTCCTCCAGAACAGTGCCAAGGGAGACCTGGGAAAAGCTGGAGATGGTGGAGGCCAGCAACACTCCTTCCAAGATGGTTTCTCCACCTGCCTGCAGAGAGCAGCTCAGTTCCTGGGTCCTGAAGGGAAAGGCCTGTGGCTCGGAGCAGCGCTGTGTGCAGCTTTTGCTGCTCGCTTTGCCTGCTCAGATTCTGATTCTGCAAGTGTCCAAAGGAGAACTGAGACCTGTTCCTCCTCCAGGTCTCTACGACACACAAAGACCATTCTTCGCATGCTGAAGCAAAAGTCTAAGCGAGACTTTCGTGTGGACAGATTTGTTCATCCCTACCAAGTTCCAGCCCAGCAGGGGTTCCCCAGTGTTCCTCAGCAGCCTCAGAGACAAAACCAGCTTGATATCAGGATGGAGAGGCAAGCAAGCAAACAGAGTCCATCCCAGAGTCACCTGGACAGCCAGACTTTGTGGCGACCCTGGCCCTAA
- the LOC113136760 gene encoding transcription factor HES-2-like: MKRLQDSEEAKAKRKSLKPLVEKRRRERMNRSLEILKTLLLRRQEETQRRVEKAEILEQTVLFLQNSAKGDETPAGGEQHSFQDGISTCLQRAAQFLGPEGKGLWLGAALDASFGARFACSDSGYTGVQTRTEARSSFNSLLLRNSSRAILQMLIHRSAHRMCTPAPRVASCVQTRGESHRSLTTPQQPHKVSKQSPSQSPQGSQCLWRPWP; the protein is encoded by the exons ATGAAACGACTTCAGGATTCGGAGGAGGCCAAGGCCAAAAGAAAG AGTCTCAAACCGCTGGTGGAGAAACGTCGGAGAGAAAGAATGAACCGCAGTCTGGAAATCCTGAAGACTCTCCTGCTGCGCAGACAG GAGGAAACCCAACGCAGAGTGGAGAAGGCTGAGATCCTGGAGCAGACAGTGCTCTTCCTTCAGAACAGTGCCAAAGGAGACGAGACACCAGCTGGAGGAGAGCAACACTCCTTCCAAGACGGTATCTCCACCTGCCTGCAGAGAGCAGCTCAGTTCCTGGGCCCTGAAGGGAAAGGCCTGTGGCTCGGAGCAGCGCTGGATGCGTCTTTTGGTGCTCGCTTTGCCTGCTCAGACTCCGGTTATACAGGCGTCCAAACGAGAACTGAAGCCCGTTCCTCTTTCAACTCTCTGCTTCTCAGGAACTCGTCCCGGGCTATTCTTCAGATGCTGATACACAGGTCCGCGCACAGAATGTGCACGCCCGCGCCTCGTGTGGCCAGTTGCGTTCAGACCAGAGGAGAATCGCATCGATCACTCACAACTCCCCAACAGCCCCACAAAGTCAGCAAACAGAGCCCGTCTCAGAGCCCCCAGGGCAGCCAGTGTTTGTGGCGGCCCTGGCCCTGA